ATTATAATACCTATTACATACTACAAAAGGCTTGTAGTAGTCCTCTCTGTTATAGATTTCTTTATACAATTGCGAAACTATTTGTTTAGAATAAGGAAGCAGGCTAAATTACCAAAATAAGGTGACTTACCAATAATTGCTACCTGTTTTCGGTGATTCCCCTAGTTCTACATATAATATGACAGTTTCACAATGGACTAAAAGATTTTCTGTCAGATATCCGCCATGTTATGCTTTTTATACCTTTAAATCAGATTCTCATAAACAAAAGACAGATGTCCTTAGGTTGTTCACTTCCATTATAATACAAGTCTCATAAAAATTCCTATAGTAAATTACCACATTGAAATTACTGTAATATTGTGAAAATTATACAGAAACAGGGAAGTGAAGACATATTATATTTATTTACATATGTGACAAATTGTTATCTACAATTATTCAAAGTTTATCTGATAAAATGTAATTATAAAACAAAAAATGGAATAATCTAAATATGACTTTATAAATACTTAACAAGTTAATTGAAAATTTAGTTGAAAATGGTTACCAATAAAGGTATACTTGTAACATTAGGTTATTTAAGCTCCTTGAAATAAGGTTTTGCGGGAGCTAGAACGGAGAAAGATTTATGTACAGGTTAATAGGCAGAGACGGCAATGCCAAGCGGGGAGAGTTTCATACTGTTCATGGTACGATTCAGACACCTGTTTTTATGAATGTCGGCACCGCTGCGGCTATTAAAGGCGCAGTGTCCACTATGGACTTACAGGGAATGAAGACACAGGTAGAATTATCTAATACCTATCATTTACATGTAAGACCTGGTGATAAGGTTATAAAGAAGCTTGGGGGACTCCACAAGTTCATGGTATGGGACAAACCCATTTTAACAGATTCGGGTGGGTTTCAGGTGTTTTCCCTTGCTGGTCTTAGAAAAATAAAAGAAGAGGGAGTTTACTTTAATTCCCATGTGGATGGAAGAAAGATATTTATGGGCCCGGAAGAAAGTATGCAGATACAGTCTAATTTGGCTTCTACAATAGCTATGGCTTTTGATGAATGTCCTCCCCATCCTGCAACAAGAGAATATATGCAAAATTCTGTAGACCGTACCACTAGATGGCTGTTACGTTGTAAAGAAGAGATGACAAGGTTAAATTCTTTAGAAGATACAATTAACAAGTGTCAGATGTTGTTTGGTATCAATCAAGGGGGGACCTTTGAGGATATCCGTATCGAACATGCCAAGAGAATATCCGAACTGGATTTGGATGGTTACGCACTGGGGGGACTGGCAGTTGGGGAATCCCATTCAGAAATGTATCGTATCTTAGAGGAAACCGTTCCTTATCTTCCGTTGGAAAAGCCCACTTATTTAATGGGAGTAGGGACGCCTGAGAATATATTAGAGGCTGTTGAGCGTGGTGTGGACTTTTTTGACTGTGTGTATCCTGCCAGAAATGGTCGTCATGGACATGCCTACACCAATCATGGCAAGATGAATCTAATGAATGCAAAGTATGAATTAGACAGCCGACCCATTGAAGAAAGGTGCGGATGCCCGGCTTGCTCTCACTACAGCAGAGCCTATATCAGGCATTTGCTAAAAGCAAAGGAAATGCTGGGATTGCGTCTATTGGTTACTCATAATCTCTATTTTTATAATAGTATGATGGAAGAAATCAGAAATGCTATTGAAGCAAACCAGTATCAAAGCTATAAAAAATCTAAGTTAGAAGGCTTTGCCCAAGGTGAAGCATGATTATATTAATTCATTCAGGAGGAATTTATGAATAACCTTATTTTTTTAACAACTGGTGCAGACGCAACCGGAGCAGGTTACAGCTTACCAATGATGATTATCTGGATAGTATTAATGGGTGCTGTATTTTATTTTATGGCGATTCGTCCCCAGAAGAAACAGCAAAGGGCATTAGAGGCTTTAATCTCAACCTTAGAACCAGGTGACAGCGTTTTG
The nucleotide sequence above comes from Anaerocolumna cellulosilytica. Encoded proteins:
- the yajC gene encoding preprotein translocase subunit YajC, whose product is MNNLIFLTTGADATGAGYSLPMMIIWIVLMGAVFYFMAIRPQKKQQRALEALISTLEPGDSVLTTGGFYGVIIDVMEEVIIVEFGNNKNCRIPMKKTAVVEVEKPGAAQTESSK
- the tgt gene encoding tRNA guanosine(34) transglycosylase Tgt, whose translation is MYRLIGRDGNAKRGEFHTVHGTIQTPVFMNVGTAAAIKGAVSTMDLQGMKTQVELSNTYHLHVRPGDKVIKKLGGLHKFMVWDKPILTDSGGFQVFSLAGLRKIKEEGVYFNSHVDGRKIFMGPEESMQIQSNLASTIAMAFDECPPHPATREYMQNSVDRTTRWLLRCKEEMTRLNSLEDTINKCQMLFGINQGGTFEDIRIEHAKRISELDLDGYALGGLAVGESHSEMYRILEETVPYLPLEKPTYLMGVGTPENILEAVERGVDFFDCVYPARNGRHGHAYTNHGKMNLMNAKYELDSRPIEERCGCPACSHYSRAYIRHLLKAKEMLGLRLLVTHNLYFYNSMMEEIRNAIEANQYQSYKKSKLEGFAQGEA